From the Gallaecimonas mangrovi genome, one window contains:
- a CDS encoding glycosyltransferase family 4 protein — MKLAIVHDWFVSVGGAEKVLAKMLDIYPEADVFSVVDFFDDDTRQKLIKGKLSNTTFIQRFPFAKKMYRSYLPFMPLAVEQLDLSSYDLVISSSHAVAKGVITSPNQLHICYCHSPIRYAWDLQEQYLRESGLQSGLKSLLARIMLFKIRGWDYRTSNGVDFFISNSDYIGKRIWKIYRRKSHTIYPNVAVDEFDLISKKDDFYFTASRLVPYKKIDLIVRAFSNMPDKKLVVIGDGPQLEKVKAAASPNVTIMGYQSFDILKDYMQRARAFVFAAEEDFGIIPVEAQACGTPVIAFGKGGTLETVLNGKTGVFFEEQTENSIINAVMEFENNFVFEPSFIRQHAEKFSADIFKEKFREFVQAKYSEFELGKGRYHE, encoded by the coding sequence ATGAAGCTGGCTATAGTCCATGATTGGTTTGTATCTGTTGGTGGTGCTGAAAAAGTATTAGCCAAAATGCTGGATATATATCCAGAGGCAGATGTTTTCTCTGTTGTTGATTTTTTTGATGATGACACTCGCCAAAAATTGATAAAAGGAAAGTTGTCGAATACTACATTTATTCAACGATTTCCTTTCGCAAAGAAAATGTATAGAAGCTATTTACCTTTTATGCCTTTGGCAGTAGAACAATTAGATCTATCCTCATATGACTTGGTAATATCTAGTAGTCATGCCGTTGCTAAAGGAGTAATTACAAGCCCTAACCAATTACACATTTGTTATTGTCATTCTCCTATACGTTATGCATGGGATTTACAAGAACAGTACTTAAGAGAATCTGGGTTGCAAAGTGGGTTAAAAAGTCTATTAGCACGGATTATGCTATTTAAAATTCGAGGCTGGGATTACCGAACATCCAATGGTGTAGATTTTTTTATATCAAATAGTGATTACATTGGTAAGAGAATATGGAAGATTTATCGAAGAAAGTCTCATACCATATATCCTAATGTTGCGGTAGATGAATTTGATTTGATTTCAAAAAAAGATGATTTTTATTTTACAGCATCTAGACTTGTGCCTTATAAAAAAATCGATCTCATTGTTCGCGCGTTTTCGAATATGCCTGACAAGAAATTAGTTGTAATTGGTGACGGACCACAATTGGAAAAGGTTAAGGCTGCTGCTTCTCCTAATGTAACCATAATGGGATACCAATCCTTTGATATTCTTAAAGACTACATGCAGCGGGCGAGGGCATTTGTATTCGCCGCAGAAGAAGATTTCGGTATTATTCCTGTAGAGGCGCAGGCTTGCGGCACTCCTGTTATTGCATTCGGCAAAGGTGGAACTCTGGAAACTGTATTAAATGGTAAAACGGGAGTTTTTTTTGAAGAACAAACTGAAAATTCGATAATTAATGCCGTAATGGAATTTGAGAATAACTTTGTATTTGAACCTAGCTTTATCAGACAGCATGCAGAAAAATTTTCCGCCGATATTTTTAAAGAAAAATTTCGAGAATTTGTTCAAGCTAAATATAGTGAATTTGAATTAGGGAAAGGTCGGTACCATGAGTGA
- a CDS encoding glycosyltransferase — MRKILYISLRADVGGGPQHLYQLIKLIKRDEFQVYLACPPDEPYYSLFSSELENKIILLPHRSFSIRTFFEIVRFCKKNNIDIIHSHGKGAGLYSRLIKFFIKKVKVYHTFHGIHYQSYGLLKRKIYFLIEKLFSLVTCVSIFVSPGEKSEAQSLNLLAKGSYSCVVENGVFIPNQRKIIAIEDDLVKIVVVSRFDYQKNTQRLLDIIEYLIKNSNSNFHFDILGEGEDKNFLQSSIPQKNNLTVDFHGNIPNPDFFYRNAHFILNTSRWEGLPLSVIEAASYGCVPILSNVVGNIDIISRNPKMGLLYNEYNEILEFIKCCITDETIFEERRRNAYECVNLYFNEQRMSEKTYALYNK; from the coding sequence ATGAGAAAAATACTCTATATTTCCCTTCGTGCTGATGTTGGTGGTGGGCCGCAACATCTTTATCAATTAATAAAATTGATTAAACGAGATGAATTTCAAGTTTATTTAGCTTGCCCACCTGATGAACCTTACTATTCTCTTTTTTCTTCTGAATTAGAAAATAAGATAATATTACTTCCACATCGTTCTTTTTCTATAAGAACTTTTTTTGAAATAGTTCGTTTTTGTAAAAAAAATAATATAGATATAATCCATTCCCACGGAAAAGGGGCTGGATTATATTCTCGGCTTATTAAATTTTTTATAAAAAAAGTAAAAGTATATCATACGTTTCATGGTATTCATTATCAGTCGTATGGCTTATTGAAGAGAAAAATATATTTTCTTATTGAAAAGCTATTTTCATTAGTCACTTGCGTATCTATTTTTGTTTCTCCTGGTGAAAAAAGTGAAGCTCAATCGCTAAACCTACTAGCAAAGGGTAGTTATTCTTGTGTAGTTGAGAATGGTGTTTTCATTCCAAATCAAAGAAAAATCATAGCAATAGAAGATGACCTTGTAAAAATTGTCGTTGTTTCTAGATTTGATTACCAGAAAAATACTCAAAGACTTTTAGATATAATTGAATATCTTATAAAAAATTCAAACTCTAACTTCCACTTTGATATCCTTGGTGAAGGAGAGGATAAAAATTTTCTTCAATCATCTATTCCTCAAAAAAATAATTTAACTGTAGATTTTCATGGAAACATTCCGAATCCTGATTTTTTTTATAGGAATGCTCACTTTATTTTAAACACCTCTCGATGGGAAGGATTACCCCTGAGTGTTATTGAAGCGGCATCCTATGGATGTGTTCCTATTCTATCTAATGTCGTTGGTAATATAGATATCATTTCTAGAAACCCCAAGATGGGATTGCTTTACAATGAGTATAACGAGATTTTGGAGTTCATTAAGTGTTGTATAACTGACGAGACTATATTCGAAGAGCGCAGAAGAAATGCATATGAATGTGTAAATTTATATTTTAATGAACAACGAATGTCGGAAAAAACATATGCGCTATATAATAAATAA
- a CDS encoding glycosyltransferase family 2 protein: protein MMKARLDGGGELKFGSKTDTPERPLITIITSTFNAASDLQWTLQSVRAQTYPNIQWIVADGGSTDGTVELLKENEDIIDYWFSEPDRGIYDAWNKALKFVKGSWVQFIGAGDEIYDNNTIEVISKFLSSAFPQYEMVYGKIKLLTSERKFLKNVGSRWSDLNNKWQGIRPALPVHPEVYHHVSIFNKYNCFDINLTVSADTELLYKSMSRLEPLFVDVFIDKMPLGGVSDNPKYSLLAIKELSIINKRNNISPPFFNYLKAHIFARLKILLYFVFPKKIYLYFLKKYKE, encoded by the coding sequence ATGATGAAAGCAAGGTTGGATGGTGGTGGTGAATTGAAGTTTGGTTCTAAAACGGATACGCCTGAACGACCTCTAATTACCATTATTACCTCAACGTTTAATGCTGCAAGTGACCTTCAGTGGACTCTACAATCGGTTAGAGCACAGACTTATCCAAATATTCAGTGGATAGTTGCTGATGGTGGATCAACTGATGGAACAGTGGAGTTATTAAAAGAAAACGAGGATATTATTGATTATTGGTTTAGCGAGCCAGATAGAGGTATATATGATGCGTGGAATAAAGCTTTAAAATTTGTAAAAGGAAGTTGGGTGCAGTTTATTGGTGCAGGAGATGAGATATACGATAATAATACTATAGAAGTGATATCTAAGTTTTTGTCGTCAGCTTTTCCTCAATATGAAATGGTTTATGGAAAAATAAAACTTTTGACAAGTGAGCGGAAGTTCTTAAAAAACGTAGGTAGCCGATGGTCTGATCTGAACAATAAGTGGCAAGGTATTCGCCCTGCATTACCTGTTCACCCGGAAGTGTACCATCATGTCTCTATATTCAATAAGTACAATTGTTTTGATATTAATTTGACTGTTTCCGCTGATACAGAATTATTATATAAATCGATGTCTCGTTTAGAGCCTCTTTTTGTTGATGTCTTTATCGATAAAATGCCGTTGGGTGGGGTTTCAGATAATCCAAAATATTCACTTCTTGCGATAAAGGAATTATCCATTATAAATAAAAGAAATAATATATCTCCCCCATTTTTTAACTATCTTAAAGCGCACATTTTTGCTCGTTTAAAAATTTTACTGTATTTTGTTTTTCCCAAAAAAATATATTTATATTTTCTTAAAAAATATAAGGAATGA
- the fcl gene encoding GDP-L-fucose synthase: MTGIDATVFVAGHRGMVGAAIVRQLQRQGYKNILTRTSAELDLRDQAAVDQFFADNRIDQVYLAAAKVGGIHANATYPADFVYDNLIIQANVIHQAYRYGVKKLLFLGSSCIYPKFAAQPMAESALLDGYLEPTNEPYAIAKIAGIKLCESYNRQYGVDYRSVMPTNLYGPGDNFHPENSHVVPALIRRIHEAKVRNLPEVVIWGSGSPKREFLHVDDMATASVFVMDLEKQLLDKQVLPMQSHINVGTGKDCTILELAQTIAAVVGYKGKIKTDPSKPDGAPRKLMNVERLARLGWKSSINLFEGIQDAYQWYCEHQIELREV, encoded by the coding sequence ATGACGGGTATTGATGCCACTGTCTTTGTGGCCGGTCACCGTGGTATGGTCGGTGCTGCTATTGTTCGTCAGCTGCAGAGGCAAGGTTACAAGAACATTCTTACCCGAACCTCTGCAGAGTTAGATCTAAGAGACCAGGCTGCGGTAGACCAATTTTTTGCTGATAACCGGATTGACCAGGTATATCTGGCGGCGGCAAAAGTCGGCGGTATTCATGCCAACGCCACTTATCCTGCAGATTTTGTTTATGACAATCTGATTATTCAGGCCAATGTTATTCATCAAGCTTACAGATACGGCGTGAAAAAACTGCTGTTTTTGGGGTCTTCCTGCATTTATCCGAAGTTTGCTGCACAGCCTATGGCAGAAAGTGCTTTACTTGATGGTTACTTAGAGCCAACAAATGAGCCTTATGCTATCGCTAAAATTGCCGGTATTAAGTTATGTGAATCTTATAACCGCCAGTATGGTGTGGATTATCGAAGTGTTATGCCAACAAATCTCTATGGTCCTGGCGATAACTTCCACCCTGAGAATAGTCATGTGGTACCAGCGCTTATTAGGCGAATTCATGAGGCCAAAGTAAGGAATCTTCCTGAAGTGGTGATATGGGGAAGTGGTAGTCCCAAGAGAGAATTTTTACATGTCGATGATATGGCCACGGCCAGTGTTTTTGTGATGGATCTCGAAAAACAGCTTCTAGATAAACAAGTATTACCGATGCAAAGTCATATCAACGTTGGTACAGGTAAAGATTGCACTATTTTAGAATTAGCGCAGACGATTGCTGCAGTGGTTGGCTATAAAGGAAAAATAAAAACTGATCCAAGCAAACCAGACGGTGCTCCACGTAAATTGATGAATGTTGAAAGGTTGGCTCGTTTGGGCTGGAAGTCGTCGATCAATTTATTTGAAGGTATTCAAGACGCCTATCAATGGTATTGTGAGCATCAAATCGAACTTAGAGAAGTATGA
- the gmd gene encoding GDP-mannose 4,6-dehydratase produces MMKKALITGITGQDGSYLAEFLLEKGYEVHGIKRRASSFNTQRIDHLYQDPHDLNPKLKLHYGDLTDSSNLTRILEEIRPDEVYNLGAQSHVAVSFESPEYTADVDAMGTLRLLEAIRFLGLEKTTRFYQASTSELYGLVQETPQKETTPFYPRSPYAVAKLYSYWITVNYREAYGMYACNGILFNHESPRRGETFVTRKITRGLANIAQGLESCLYMGNMDALRDWGHAKDYVQMQWLMLQQEKAEDFVIATGVQYSVRQFITWSAEELGMELEFTGQGVDEVAVVKSINGDNAPALSVGDVVVRVDPRYFRPAEVETLLGDPTKAKIKLGWEPTTTVQEMCAEMVAADLQTAKQHAFMKKHGFEIPVALEN; encoded by the coding sequence ATTATGAAGAAAGCGTTGATCACAGGTATTACGGGTCAAGATGGTTCTTATTTGGCTGAATTTTTACTCGAAAAGGGTTATGAGGTTCACGGCATAAAACGGCGTGCATCATCATTCAATACTCAGCGAATAGATCATCTTTATCAAGATCCACACGACCTTAATCCGAAGTTAAAGCTTCATTATGGCGATCTGACAGATTCGTCTAATTTGACGCGTATATTGGAAGAAATTCGTCCTGACGAGGTTTATAACCTGGGTGCTCAATCACATGTTGCGGTCTCATTTGAGTCTCCTGAATACACGGCGGATGTTGATGCGATGGGAACCTTAAGGTTACTTGAAGCTATTCGCTTTTTGGGGTTGGAAAAGACCACTCGTTTCTACCAAGCCTCAACTTCGGAACTTTACGGTTTGGTTCAAGAAACTCCGCAAAAAGAGACTACACCTTTTTACCCTCGTTCCCCATATGCAGTCGCTAAACTCTATTCCTATTGGATCACTGTTAATTACCGCGAAGCTTATGGCATGTATGCCTGTAATGGCATTCTTTTTAATCATGAATCGCCACGCCGTGGTGAGACTTTTGTTACCCGTAAGATAACACGTGGTCTCGCTAACATCGCTCAGGGCTTAGAAAGTTGTCTTTACATGGGCAATATGGATGCACTACGTGATTGGGGTCATGCCAAGGACTACGTGCAAATGCAATGGTTGATGCTGCAGCAAGAGAAAGCTGAAGATTTTGTTATAGCGACCGGCGTCCAGTATTCGGTTCGTCAGTTTATCACTTGGAGTGCAGAAGAGCTGGGTATGGAACTAGAGTTCACTGGCCAAGGCGTAGATGAGGTAGCTGTTGTCAAATCCATTAACGGTGATAATGCTCCAGCTTTGTCCGTTGGTGATGTTGTAGTGCGGGTTGATCCTCGTTATTTCCGCCCGGCAGAAGTTGAAACTTTGTTAGGCGATCCAACCAAGGCCAAGATTAAGTTGGGGTGGGAGCCTACCACGACGGTTCAGGAAATGTGTGCCGAAATGGTGGCGGCTGATCTACAAACAGCTAAACAGCATGCATTTATGAAAAAGCATGGTTTTGAAATTCCAGTAGCTTTGGAGAACTGA
- a CDS encoding glycosyltransferase family 9 protein, with amino-acid sequence MVKRIIKRVIYSVVKFFFYIYRPFIKKDSFSRKGKSLVILKPDALGDYILFRNFIPCLLNDYPNVILIGNHAWKDVVHFFDDGLFIKSIFLNRKRFFKDFIYRISILIQAHKIGCVDLLIYPCFSREGQRVEDICSIISAKEKIAWFGDTTNQPFTERNHTAKIYTKLIQSTERVEFEFKRNRNFLSVLLGSDIKNLPSVLMLPDNNAKLDDLPERYALLFIGASAIFRQWSIEKFAQVAEFIRSEYNLAIVIGGGPSDQVRAGELAAVLGKGTVNLAGKTTLVELGSLIEHSIILVSNETGIPHIAVALKHKNIFVISNGNHYGRFTPYPPDVFNSYNAIYPDKLLKMESEDDRINCYGRGSDLDIEDISANTVINLIKNKFTR; translated from the coding sequence TTGGTTAAAAGAATAATAAAAAGAGTCATTTACTCTGTAGTTAAATTTTTTTTCTATATATACAGACCTTTTATTAAAAAAGATTCGTTTTCTAGAAAAGGTAAATCGCTCGTTATCTTAAAGCCCGATGCTCTAGGTGACTATATTCTTTTTAGGAATTTCATTCCGTGTTTGCTAAACGATTATCCAAATGTTATTTTGATTGGTAACCATGCTTGGAAGGATGTAGTTCATTTTTTTGATGATGGCTTATTCATAAAAAGTATTTTTTTAAATAGAAAGCGTTTTTTTAAAGATTTTATATATCGCATTTCTATTTTAATTCAAGCACATAAAATAGGGTGCGTTGATTTACTTATTTATCCTTGTTTTAGTAGGGAAGGACAAAGAGTAGAAGATATTTGTTCTATTATTTCAGCAAAAGAAAAAATCGCTTGGTTTGGTGATACGACTAATCAGCCTTTCACCGAGCGTAATCATACTGCAAAAATTTATACAAAATTAATCCAATCCACAGAGCGAGTAGAATTCGAATTTAAGAGGAACCGTAATTTTTTATCAGTTTTACTTGGATCAGATATAAAAAATTTACCTAGTGTACTGATGTTACCTGATAATAATGCTAAACTAGATGATCTTCCTGAGAGATATGCGTTGCTCTTTATCGGTGCCAGTGCCATTTTTCGGCAGTGGTCAATTGAAAAATTTGCTCAAGTTGCAGAATTTATTCGTTCAGAATATAACCTTGCTATCGTTATTGGCGGTGGTCCATCTGACCAAGTTAGGGCTGGAGAACTAGCCGCAGTTTTAGGGAAAGGGACTGTCAACTTAGCCGGTAAAACAACCTTAGTAGAGTTGGGCTCACTGATAGAGCATTCAATAATTTTAGTTTCGAATGAAACAGGAATTCCGCATATAGCCGTTGCATTAAAACATAAAAATATTTTCGTCATCTCTAATGGTAATCATTATGGTCGATTTACTCCTTATCCTCCTGATGTATTTAACTCTTACAATGCAATTTATCCTGACAAATTGTTAAAAATGGAAAGTGAAGACGATAGAATTAACTGTTACGGACGAGGTAGTGACTTAGATATCGAAGATATTTCTGCGAATACCGTTATTAATTTAATTAAAAATAAATTCACAAGATAA
- a CDS encoding sulfotransferase family protein: MLKIDFIVAGAAKSGTTSIFQYLNSHPDIFIPDVKECRYFSKLNKDFKGLGAEFFANEGITDDDEYQSLFQNHQDKKCGDISNDYLYYHKESIANIKKTVGDSVKIIIILRNPIERAFSNYMHHIRDGWENLSFKDALIREDERIKDNWGWSYHYKSVGLYSEQVKDYLKNFENVKICLFEDLRNRHVFIKDICHFIGIDEDEVDLDMKEFNRSGRPKSKAVMRFSEGKGFLASIIKPFIRLFLPKNIRENIAGKIKDVNLSKEYISLEDKTFLIDFYREDIKNLEGVIKRDLSAWLKE; the protein is encoded by the coding sequence ATGTTAAAAATTGATTTCATTGTTGCCGGTGCGGCTAAATCTGGTACTACATCGATTTTCCAATATTTGAATAGTCACCCCGATATATTCATTCCTGATGTTAAGGAGTGTCGTTACTTCTCTAAGCTCAATAAAGACTTTAAAGGTCTTGGCGCCGAATTTTTTGCGAATGAAGGAATAACAGATGACGATGAATATCAATCCTTATTTCAAAATCATCAAGATAAAAAATGTGGTGATATATCAAATGATTACCTCTACTACCATAAGGAATCAATTGCTAATATAAAAAAAACTGTAGGTGATTCGGTTAAAATTATCATAATTTTGAGGAATCCAATTGAACGAGCTTTTTCTAACTATATGCATCATATTCGTGATGGCTGGGAAAACCTTTCTTTTAAGGACGCCCTTATTAGGGAAGATGAACGTATAAAAGATAATTGGGGTTGGAGCTACCATTATAAAAGTGTCGGTCTCTACTCGGAGCAAGTTAAAGACTATTTGAAAAATTTCGAAAATGTAAAAATATGTTTGTTTGAGGATCTTAGGAATCGCCATGTTTTTATAAAAGATATTTGCCATTTTATTGGAATTGATGAAGATGAAGTGGATTTAGACATGAAGGAATTTAACCGCTCGGGAAGGCCAAAATCGAAAGCAGTCATGAGGTTTTCTGAAGGGAAAGGATTTTTAGCTTCCATTATAAAACCATTCATCCGTCTTTTTCTGCCTAAAAATATCAGGGAAAACATTGCAGGTAAAATAAAAGATGTGAACCTCAGTAAAGAGTATATTTCACTAGAAGACAAAACTTTTCTTATCGATTTTTATCGAGAGGACATTAAAAATCTTGAAGGTGTAATTAAAAGGGATTTGTCAGCTTGGTTAAAAGAATAA
- a CDS encoding nucleotide-diphospho-sugar transferase yields MSFKTPVLFLVFNRLDTTQQVFQRIREIKPIQFYIACDGARENKSSEKKDIEKVRQYILENIDWHCEVKTLFREQNLGCKLAVSSAIDWFFENEEQGIILEDDCLPSKSFFYFCQENLEQYKNDLRIWHVAGYRYPGLKKISKSYDFSRFTQVWGWASWRSRWKHYDVTLEKYKKHPNILRDLSFFEQKDANQSRADVLSRVVDGEINTWDYQWNFCVRINNGLAIRPSQNLVRNIGFNEQATHTFDEELSIVNNQELEIEFPLSHPEFIMSSKIIDDEFFKKFGKTSLYKKIIRKLRNISYVKN; encoded by the coding sequence ATGAGCTTTAAAACGCCGGTCCTTTTTCTAGTTTTTAATCGCTTAGATACCACACAGCAAGTCTTTCAGCGTATACGTGAAATAAAGCCGATTCAATTTTATATTGCCTGCGACGGAGCTCGTGAAAACAAGTCTAGTGAAAAAAAAGATATTGAAAAAGTCAGGCAATATATACTTGAAAATATCGACTGGCACTGTGAAGTCAAAACTTTGTTCCGGGAGCAAAATTTAGGCTGTAAACTTGCAGTATCATCTGCAATAGACTGGTTTTTTGAGAATGAAGAGCAAGGGATAATTCTTGAAGACGACTGTTTACCGTCAAAAAGTTTCTTTTACTTCTGCCAGGAAAATTTAGAACAATATAAAAATGATTTAAGAATTTGGCATGTTGCTGGATATCGATATCCTGGTCTAAAAAAAATATCTAAAAGTTATGATTTTTCTCGTTTTACCCAAGTTTGGGGCTGGGCTTCTTGGAGAAGTCGATGGAAGCATTATGATGTTACTCTAGAAAAATATAAAAAACATCCCAATATATTGAGAGATTTAAGTTTCTTTGAGCAAAAAGATGCTAATCAATCTAGAGCGGATGTTCTCAGTAGAGTTGTTGACGGTGAAATTAATACTTGGGATTACCAGTGGAACTTTTGTGTTAGAATCAACAACGGATTAGCAATTAGGCCGTCACAGAATCTAGTGCGAAATATAGGATTTAATGAACAAGCAACGCATACATTTGATGAAGAATTATCAATAGTTAATAATCAAGAACTTGAAATAGAATTCCCCTTGTCTCATCCTGAATTTATTATGTCATCTAAAATAATAGATGATGAATTCTTTAAAAAATTCGGAAAGACATCTCTTTATAAAAAAATAATAAGAAAACTAAGAAATATTAGTTATGTTAAAAATTGA
- a CDS encoding NAD-dependent epimerase/dehydratase family protein, whose product MKTILVTGGAGFVGSHLCEALAKDPNNKVYSLDNYFTGSELNHVSGVNYIKGNTVDIESLITTIPDVVFHLGEYSRVEQSFGDIETVYNFNKLGTFSVLEFCRKHNCRTIYAGSSTKFGDGGLGRSQSPYAWTKASNTELVINYGNWFGLDYAITYFYNVYGPRELSSGKYATLIGLFHEKYKKGEPLTVVSPGIQKRNFTHINDIVSGLLLVGKEGRGDEFGIGSPEAFSVLDIAQMFGGEISMLPERPGNRMSADVMTEKTKALGWEPQHSVKDYIESLKEAAKSNEL is encoded by the coding sequence ATGAAGACAATTTTAGTTACCGGTGGCGCTGGTTTTGTTGGCAGTCATTTGTGTGAAGCGCTAGCTAAAGATCCTAATAATAAAGTCTACTCCTTGGATAATTACTTCACCGGTTCTGAGTTAAATCATGTAAGTGGTGTTAATTACATTAAGGGTAATACTGTCGATATCGAATCTCTTATTACTACTATTCCAGATGTGGTTTTCCATCTAGGTGAATATTCGCGTGTAGAGCAGAGTTTTGGCGACATCGAAACAGTCTATAACTTTAATAAACTTGGTACGTTTTCGGTCTTGGAATTTTGTCGGAAACACAACTGTCGCACTATATATGCGGGCAGCAGTACCAAATTTGGTGACGGAGGCCTCGGCCGATCGCAAAGTCCTTACGCATGGACCAAAGCCAGTAATACGGAATTAGTGATAAATTATGGGAATTGGTTCGGCTTAGACTACGCTATAACCTACTTTTATAATGTTTATGGTCCACGAGAGTTATCTTCTGGGAAGTATGCAACCTTAATTGGTCTTTTTCATGAAAAATATAAAAAGGGCGAACCATTAACAGTTGTATCTCCCGGTATTCAAAAGCGAAATTTTACCCATATTAACGATATCGTTTCTGGTCTTCTACTGGTTGGTAAAGAAGGCCGGGGTGATGAATTTGGCATTGGTAGCCCTGAAGCTTTCAGCGTGCTGGATATCGCTCAAATGTTTGGTGGCGAAATTAGTATGTTGCCAGAAAGGCCCGGTAACCGTATGTCAGCCGATGTGATGACTGAAAAGACGAAAGCTTTAGGATGGGAGCCCCAGCACTCTGTGAAAGATTACATTGAGTCGTTAAAAGAGGCAGCTAAGTCTAATGAGCTTTAA
- a CDS encoding alpha-1,2-fucosyltransferase: MSKGRFGNQIFQYLFLKKIKNKADERIVTYQLDEFCSVFLKPTDLLNIKKTKFRNKFFNHIFPKIFSIIKFLKLFNVVSVVKEDVIGYQREKNNFIKSKGLFSFLTLVESGFYQSQSFFCEKDAWSLDFDPQLDAMVANVKNEIIKKDDQSTYYFIHIRRGDYKDFYIYGKSTLLPISYYLDAINKIIDSDKNAKFIFFSDDKKFVEDNFYFLRNKYISPFKTFQEDFRFMTLCDGGVMSASSFSWWGSYFIKNKKIIYAPEFWLGFRSNIDFPADPIPPYAELVKVKED; encoded by the coding sequence GTGTCGAAGGGACGCTTTGGAAATCAAATTTTCCAATATTTATTTTTGAAAAAAATAAAAAATAAAGCTGATGAAAGAATTGTTACGTACCAACTAGATGAGTTTTGTAGTGTTTTTTTAAAACCGACTGACTTACTTAATATAAAAAAAACAAAATTTAGGAATAAATTCTTTAATCATATATTTCCTAAAATATTTTCTATTATAAAATTTTTAAAATTATTTAATGTGGTAAGTGTTGTTAAAGAAGACGTTATTGGCTATCAACGTGAAAAGAATAATTTCATAAAGTCTAAAGGGCTTTTTTCATTTTTAACTCTTGTTGAAAGTGGTTTTTATCAAAGCCAATCTTTTTTTTGCGAAAAAGATGCTTGGTCACTTGATTTCGATCCTCAATTAGATGCAATGGTTGCGAACGTAAAAAATGAAATTATTAAAAAGGATGATCAATCCACCTATTATTTTATACATATAAGACGTGGCGATTATAAAGATTTTTATATATATGGAAAGAGTACATTACTTCCTATTAGTTATTATCTTGATGCAATTAATAAAATAATTGATTCCGATAAGAATGCAAAGTTCATTTTTTTTAGTGATGATAAAAAGTTTGTTGAAGATAATTTCTATTTTTTGAGAAATAAATATATTTCCCCTTTCAAGACTTTCCAGGAAGACTTCCGTTTTATGACTCTTTGCGATGGTGGAGTTATGAGTGCGAGCAGTTTTAGCTGGTGGGGTTCATATTTTATAAAAAATAAAAAAATAATATATGCTCCAGAATTTTGGTTGGGTTTTCGATCAAATATCGATTTTCCTGCTGACCCTATTCCGCCTTATGCGGAATTAGTTAAAGTGAAAGAAGATTAA